The following proteins are co-located in the Streptomyces kaniharaensis genome:
- a CDS encoding NAD-dependent epimerase/dehydratase family protein translates to MVDVPSDMRFRQLAGATVLVTGGGGLVGSRIVAQLAAHGAHPLVLDSFGAYPHAVRDRFEVDRHAAEVVLGDVRERATVAWLAGRADFVIHAAAYADVAACTRNPDVAFASNVHGTQTVLDAVTGAGAAVKRLVFVSSASVYGDGTPVGGGLARFAEDQPLTPISVYANTKVWAEHQVRLMLEGTGTEHATVRYFSVYGDPQVPKPDSHSWMVPWMAMSAHTGSPIRLNGGGRQVRDMVHVDDIAHATILALVADEMAGQTVNVGTGVPTTVREIGELIAAHYPGAAFVETPRPEGDPLGGCADTRRAADLLGWQPGIRLVDGIDRYVAWLKDTPGAIPDWFTVPAAAGSAVLAA, encoded by the coding sequence ATGGTTGACGTACCGTCAGACATGCGGTTCCGGCAGCTCGCCGGAGCCACCGTGCTGGTCACCGGTGGCGGCGGCCTGGTCGGCAGCCGCATCGTCGCCCAGCTCGCCGCGCACGGGGCCCACCCGCTCGTCCTGGACAGCTTCGGCGCCTACCCGCACGCGGTGCGCGACCGGTTCGAGGTGGACCGGCACGCGGCCGAGGTCGTCCTTGGGGATGTCCGGGAGCGGGCCACCGTTGCCTGGCTGGCCGGCCGAGCGGACTTCGTGATCCACGCCGCCGCGTACGCGGACGTCGCGGCGTGCACGCGCAACCCGGACGTCGCCTTCGCCAGCAACGTGCACGGCACCCAGACCGTGCTGGACGCCGTCACCGGGGCCGGGGCAGCGGTGAAGCGGCTGGTGTTCGTGTCCTCCGCCTCCGTGTACGGCGACGGCACTCCGGTGGGCGGCGGGCTGGCGCGGTTCGCGGAGGACCAGCCGCTCACCCCGATCTCGGTCTACGCCAACACCAAGGTCTGGGCGGAGCACCAGGTGCGGCTGATGCTCGAGGGAACCGGCACCGAGCACGCCACGGTGCGGTACTTCTCCGTCTACGGCGACCCGCAGGTGCCCAAGCCCGACTCGCATTCGTGGATGGTGCCGTGGATGGCGATGTCCGCCCACACCGGTAGCCCGATCCGGCTGAACGGCGGCGGCCGGCAGGTGCGGGACATGGTGCACGTCGACGACATCGCCCACGCCACGATCCTGGCCCTGGTCGCCGACGAGATGGCGGGTCAGACCGTCAACGTCGGAACCGGGGTGCCCACGACGGTGCGCGAGATCGGCGAACTCATCGCCGCCCACTACCCGGGCGCCGCCTTCGTCGAGACTCCCAGGCCCGAGGGCGACCCGCTCGGCGGCTGCGCCGACACGCGCCGCGCCGCCGACCTGCTCGGCTGGCAGCCCGGCATCCGCCTCGTCGACGGCATCGACCGGTACGTGGCGTGGCTGAAGGACACCCCGGGAGCGATCCCGGACTGGTTCACCGTCCCCGCTGCCGCCGGCTCCGCCGTGCTGGCCGCCTGA
- a CDS encoding IS5 family transposase: MSHCGVSTPSASNSGVSPCDCLAHRLGNAADQPDRTRRYSSDLTDAEWHLVRPLLPVPAWLNGKGGRPEGFCHRQMIDGVRYLVAEGVRWASLPTDFPKRRAVYRFFRRWRDNDLIKELYGRLRARLRELAGKKAEPTAAIIDSQSVKADATVPTASRGYDAGKKINGRKRHIAVDTLGLLLTVLVTAASVKDNDAGRDLLDQLRTEHRRIALVWADSGYTGWLVAFATTVLALALTVVKRSDDATGFVVLPRRWVVERSFSWLIRARRLARDYETRIDSAEAMAWWAASIPATRRLARSGAPAPRRVKLSAA, encoded by the coding sequence GTGTCCCACTGTGGCGTGTCGACCCCGTCCGCGTCCAACTCCGGCGTGTCGCCGTGCGATTGCCTGGCCCACCGGCTCGGCAACGCAGCCGACCAGCCCGACCGGACCCGCCGCTACAGCTCCGACCTCACCGACGCCGAATGGCACCTGGTCCGGCCGCTGCTGCCGGTCCCGGCCTGGCTGAACGGAAAGGGCGGACGCCCGGAGGGCTTCTGCCACCGCCAGATGATCGACGGCGTGCGCTACCTGGTCGCCGAGGGCGTGCGCTGGGCCAGTCTGCCGACCGACTTCCCCAAGCGGCGGGCCGTATACCGGTTCTTCCGCCGCTGGCGCGACAACGACCTGATCAAGGAGCTCTACGGCCGACTGCGCGCCCGCCTGCGAGAACTGGCCGGCAAGAAGGCGGAGCCGACCGCCGCGATCATCGACTCGCAGTCGGTCAAGGCCGACGCCACCGTGCCGACCGCCTCGCGCGGCTACGACGCCGGAAAGAAGATCAACGGCCGCAAACGGCACATCGCCGTCGACACCCTGGGCCTGCTGCTGACCGTGCTGGTCACCGCCGCCTCGGTCAAAGACAACGACGCCGGCCGCGACCTCCTTGACCAACTGCGCACCGAACACCGCCGCATCGCCCTGGTCTGGGCCGACAGCGGCTACACCGGCTGGCTGGTCGCCTTCGCCACCACCGTCCTGGCCCTTGCGCTCACCGTCGTCAAACGCAGCGACGACGCCACCGGGTTCGTGGTGCTGCCGCGCCGCTGGGTCGTGGAACGATCATTTTCCTGGCTGATCCGGGCGAGACGCCTCGCCCGGGACTACGAGACCCGCATCGACAGCGCCGAGGCGATGGCCTGGTGGGCCGCGAGCATCCCGGCCACGCGCCGCCTGGCCCGCTCCGGCGCCCCCGCGCCCCGCCGCGTCAAGCTGTCCGCGGCCTGA
- a CDS encoding DUF6262 family protein: MTDPTTAAREARVERLRQARTADSKAKTKRSLDAVAGLVAAGERITVARVARKAAVSTWFVYNSPVVHQAVQAAIQEQARHGIPAAAILPKQRVSEASLQTDLALAREEIKGLKTERDRLQERVRLALGAEIDDVQRTELLRRIRDLESHNALLISELAEQAARAGRLERRTAELEDEVTAVRRALTRSIRAVPSSAR; encoded by the coding sequence GTGACGGACCCAACGACCGCTGCCCGCGAGGCCCGCGTAGAGCGGCTGCGGCAGGCACGGACCGCCGACAGTAAGGCCAAGACCAAGCGGAGCCTCGACGCCGTCGCCGGCCTCGTCGCCGCAGGCGAGCGGATCACGGTCGCGCGCGTAGCCCGCAAGGCCGCCGTCTCCACCTGGTTCGTCTACAACAGTCCGGTCGTCCACCAGGCGGTGCAAGCCGCCATCCAGGAACAAGCACGGCACGGCATTCCGGCCGCAGCCATTCTCCCGAAGCAACGGGTCAGCGAAGCCAGCCTGCAGACCGACCTCGCACTCGCCCGCGAAGAGATCAAGGGCCTGAAAACGGAACGGGACCGACTCCAGGAGCGGGTCAGGCTCGCCCTCGGCGCTGAGATCGACGACGTCCAGCGAACCGAACTTCTCCGCCGCATTCGGGACCTGGAGAGCCACAACGCGCTCCTGATCTCCGAACTTGCCGAGCAGGCCGCACGAGCTGGAAGGCTCGAACGCCGCACAGCCGAGCTGGAAGACGAGGTCACCGCGGTCCGTAGAGCCCTCACACGATCCATTCGAGCGGTTCCAAGCTCGGCTCGATAG
- a CDS encoding NUDIX hydrolase has translation MVVGSRLHGEVGEPAGSCWDDAGSTAKRHAFVARNCVRIAEQELDEMEFIAVELVELDEFKKVMRAGLMTDVELAYLGLDRLGLL, from the coding sequence GTGGTGGTCGGTTCCCGGCTACACGGTGAAGTAGGCGAGCCCGCGGGCTCCTGCTGGGACGATGCCGGATCGACGGCCAAGCGTCACGCCTTCGTCGCCCGCAACTGCGTCCGCATCGCCGAACAGGAGCTCGACGAGATGGAGTTCATTGCCGTCGAGCTGGTCGAACTCGACGAGTTCAAGAAGGTTATGCGGGCTGGCCTGATGACCGACGTTGAGCTCGCCTACCTCGGGCTCGACCGCCTTGGCCTGCTGTAG
- a CDS encoding helix-turn-helix domain-containing protein: MHRVALAVTDGMLHYELSVAVEIFGADLTHIVDPWYDFSLCGPGPVRVGRFRLEPDHGLDHLPHVDTVIVPGWADTDREPPTDLVDAVRAAHQAGARVVSLCTGAFVLGAAGLLDGRRATTHWAHTRELARRHPAATVDPDVLYVDNGDVLTSAGKAAAMDLCLHLVRLDHGSANANKIARRLVIPPHRDGGQAQFISTPLPAPGNHPLGELFPWALKRLDQPLTVEDLARQARMSSRHLGRHFKHLTGTTPLQWLHTQRIRHAQELLETTDATVDTIATATGMGTATTLRRHFHRSVGVPPDTYRRTFRP; the protein is encoded by the coding sequence ATGCATAGGGTCGCGCTGGCCGTCACCGACGGCATGCTCCACTACGAACTGTCCGTAGCCGTCGAGATCTTCGGAGCCGACCTGACCCACATCGTGGACCCCTGGTACGACTTCTCCCTCTGCGGACCCGGCCCGGTACGCGTCGGCCGCTTCCGCCTGGAACCCGACCACGGACTCGACCACCTCCCGCACGTCGACACCGTGATCGTCCCCGGCTGGGCCGACACCGACCGCGAACCGCCCACCGACCTGGTCGACGCGGTGCGCGCGGCCCACCAGGCTGGCGCCCGCGTCGTCTCACTGTGCACGGGCGCCTTCGTCCTGGGAGCGGCCGGACTGCTCGACGGCAGGCGCGCCACCACCCACTGGGCCCACACCCGGGAACTGGCCCGGCGCCACCCGGCCGCCACCGTCGATCCGGACGTCCTCTACGTCGACAACGGCGACGTCCTCACCTCCGCGGGCAAGGCCGCCGCCATGGACCTGTGCCTGCACCTGGTCCGCCTCGACCACGGCTCAGCCAACGCCAACAAGATCGCCCGCCGCCTGGTCATCCCACCGCACCGAGACGGCGGCCAGGCCCAGTTCATCTCCACCCCCCTGCCCGCCCCAGGCAACCACCCCCTGGGCGAGCTCTTCCCCTGGGCGCTGAAGCGCCTGGACCAACCGCTCACCGTCGAGGACCTGGCCCGCCAGGCCCGCATGAGCTCACGCCACCTCGGCCGCCACTTCAAGCACCTCACCGGCACCACGCCACTGCAGTGGCTCCACACCCAGCGCATCCGCCACGCCCAGGAACTGCTGGAGACCACCGACGCCACCGTCGACACCATCGCCACGGCCACCGGCATGGGCACCGCCACCACCCTGCGCCGCCATTTCCACCGCAGCGTCGGCGTCCCACCCGACACCTACCGCCGCACCTTCCGTCCCTAG
- a CDS encoding contact-dependent growth inhibition system immunity protein codes for MTRLVNRDRSLEELERDRWSAQSGGETRLMATVRELRRKPISDLTVEDMRLLIRQDVSLAYLLPLAAEVLRVDPLAEGDMYEGDLLAAVLTRSAEVWRGFPELRRDLRLIVSGLADVPPALNREVKGFLAL; via the coding sequence GTGACTCGACTCGTGAACCGCGACCGCTCCCTTGAGGAACTTGAGCGCGACCGCTGGTCGGCCCAATCGGGCGGCGAAACCCGGCTGATGGCGACCGTGCGCGAGCTTCGGCGCAAGCCGATCAGCGACCTGACGGTCGAGGACATGCGGCTTCTCATCAGGCAAGACGTGAGCCTTGCCTATCTCCTACCCTTGGCGGCGGAGGTCCTCCGGGTCGACCCACTGGCCGAGGGCGACATGTACGAGGGCGATCTGCTGGCCGCCGTGCTCACCAGGAGTGCCGAGGTCTGGAGGGGCTTCCCCGAACTCCGGCGGGATCTCCGCCTGATCGTCTCGGGGTTGGCCGACGTGCCGCCTGCCTTGAACCGCGAGGTTAAGGGGTTCTTGGCTCTGTAG
- a CDS encoding IS630 family transposase, with amino-acid sequence MAEPVRVRRLTDQEGQQLQRIVRRGSTNTVRYRRAMMLLASAGGNRVPVIARLVQADEDTVRDVIHRFNEIGLACLDPRWAGGRPRHLSTDDEDFVVQTATTRPTRLGQPFTRWSIRKLLAYLRKVHGRVIRIGREALRCLLARRGVTFQRTRTWKESTDPDFDTKIERIEHVLDRFPDRTFAFDEFGPLGIRPTAGSGWAEQGRPDRLPATYHRPHGVTYFHGCYSVGDDKMWGVNRRRKGTLNTLAALQSIRAARPDGAPVYVILDNLSAHNGRKILRWAEKHNVHLCFTPTNASWANPIEAHFGPLRQFTLANSNHPNHTVQTRALHRYLRWRNTNARHPDVLAAQRKERARIRSEKGIRWGGRPLLAA; translated from the coding sequence GTGGCGGAGCCGGTCAGGGTTCGCAGACTCACGGACCAGGAAGGTCAGCAGTTACAGCGGATCGTGCGTCGGGGCAGCACGAACACGGTGCGCTACCGGCGGGCGATGATGCTACTGGCCTCGGCCGGAGGCAACCGCGTCCCGGTCATCGCCCGGCTGGTCCAGGCGGACGAGGACACGGTGCGGGACGTGATCCACCGGTTCAACGAGATCGGCCTGGCCTGCCTGGACCCTCGCTGGGCGGGAGGCCGTCCCCGCCATCTCAGCACTGACGACGAGGACTTCGTCGTCCAAACGGCCACCACCCGCCCGACCAGGCTCGGCCAGCCCTTCACCCGCTGGTCGATCCGCAAGCTGCTCGCCTACCTGCGCAAGGTCCACGGCCGGGTGATCCGCATCGGCCGAGAGGCCCTGCGCTGCCTGCTCGCCCGGCGCGGTGTCACCTTCCAGCGCACCAGGACCTGGAAGGAGTCCACCGACCCCGACTTCGACACCAAGATCGAGCGGATCGAGCACGTCCTGGACCGCTTCCCCGACCGCACCTTCGCGTTCGACGAGTTCGGGCCGCTGGGCATCCGCCCCACCGCGGGCAGTGGCTGGGCCGAACAGGGACGGCCCGACCGGCTCCCGGCGACCTACCACCGCCCCCACGGCGTCACTTACTTCCACGGCTGCTACTCGGTCGGCGACGACAAGATGTGGGGCGTCAACCGCCGCCGCAAGGGCACCCTGAACACCCTGGCGGCGCTCCAGTCGATCCGGGCCGCCCGCCCCGACGGAGCCCCCGTCTACGTGATCCTGGACAACCTGTCCGCGCACAACGGCAGGAAGATCCTTCGCTGGGCGGAGAAGCACAACGTCCACCTGTGTTTCACCCCGACCAACGCCTCCTGGGCCAATCCGATCGAGGCGCACTTCGGACCGCTGCGGCAGTTCACCCTCGCCAACTCCAACCACCCCAACCACACGGTCCAGACCCGTGCGCTGCACCGCTACCTGCGGTGGCGCAACACCAACGCACGCCACCCCGACGTCCTGGCTGCCCAACGCAAGGAACGCGCCCGCATCCGCAGCGAGAAGGGCATCCGCTGGGGCGGCAGACCCCTCCTCGCCGCGTGA
- a CDS encoding protein kinase domain-containing protein yields the protein MFQVAGCVAEALRAVHAAGIVHRDLKPSNVLLATDGPWVIDFGIARAEDGTRLTVSGAMIGTPHFMSPEQALGEPVTLAADVFALGLIAAVAATGRHPYGEGSAITLATRIANTEHRPPDLSGYPAELRALLARCLHADPAARATPEELADLCNRVLPRPLRAFEHWLPEPLAGEIRRRETAVRRLLDGDAPVDGPPAEESQAGPAVAEDVPAEPAVAEHAPAERTPAHGPAEVYTPTYVPTAPATAPAVLPRPQPPAPTSVLDPGFPAAVAPQAPAPPAYAPQVPAPPSRAAPWRRRRLVAVSFLVVGLYVAYLSVAALDVPDEKATAPVRYGPVDVTVDSAQAGSIDLDGDRPVVGADPADLVVRWNAAGPPSLGVEQARPALAEAAHAYADYDPSFGECKVQIKQNGAADSGPLAAGKRFCYQTRKGRTVLLKIKTVPSGIGPLQFSVTAWDAKAK from the coding sequence GTGTTCCAGGTGGCCGGCTGCGTCGCGGAGGCGCTGCGCGCGGTGCACGCGGCCGGGATCGTCCACCGCGACCTCAAGCCCAGCAACGTCCTGCTCGCCACCGACGGCCCGTGGGTCATCGACTTCGGCATCGCCCGGGCCGAGGACGGCACCCGGCTGACCGTCAGCGGCGCGATGATCGGCACCCCCCACTTCATGTCCCCGGAGCAGGCGCTCGGGGAGCCGGTGACCCTGGCCGCCGACGTCTTCGCCCTCGGCCTGATCGCCGCCGTCGCCGCCACCGGGCGGCACCCGTACGGGGAAGGCAGCGCGATCACCCTCGCCACGCGCATCGCCAACACTGAGCACCGGCCCCCGGACCTTTCGGGCTACCCGGCCGAGCTGCGCGCGCTGCTCGCCCGCTGCCTCCACGCCGATCCGGCGGCCAGGGCCACCCCCGAGGAGCTGGCGGACCTCTGCAACCGCGTCCTTCCCCGGCCCCTTCGGGCCTTCGAACACTGGCTGCCGGAGCCTCTGGCCGGGGAGATCCGGCGCCGCGAGACGGCCGTCCGCCGGCTCCTGGACGGGGACGCGCCGGTCGACGGGCCGCCGGCGGAGGAGAGCCAGGCCGGACCCGCGGTGGCAGAAGACGTCCCGGCCGAACCCGCCGTGGCGGAGCACGCTCCGGCCGAGCGCACCCCGGCCCACGGCCCTGCGGAGGTGTACACGCCCACCTACGTGCCCACCGCCCCCGCCACTGCCCCCGCCGTACTGCCCCGGCCGCAGCCGCCCGCGCCCACCAGCGTGCTGGACCCGGGTTTCCCGGCGGCCGTCGCTCCTCAGGCCCCCGCTCCGCCCGCCTACGCCCCGCAGGTCCCAGCCCCGCCCAGCCGCGCCGCACCCTGGCGACGGCGACGTCTGGTGGCCGTGTCGTTTCTGGTCGTCGGCCTCTACGTCGCCTACCTCTCGGTCGCGGCGCTGGACGTCCCCGACGAGAAGGCCACCGCTCCCGTCCGGTACGGGCCGGTCGACGTCACCGTCGACTCCGCCCAGGCCGGCTCCATCGACCTCGACGGGGACCGCCCGGTGGTCGGTGCGGATCCCGCCGATCTGGTGGTGCGGTGGAACGCGGCCGGCCCGCCGAGCCTGGGGGTCGAGCAGGCTCGGCCGGCCTTGGCGGAGGCCGCCCACGCCTACGCCGACTACGATCCGAGCTTCGGCGAGTGCAAGGTCCAGATCAAACAGAACGGTGCTGCCGACAGCGGCCCCCTGGCCGCGGGCAAACGGTTCTGCTACCAGACGCGCAAGGGCCGTACGGTCCTCCTGAAGATCAAGACCGTCCCCTCGGGGATCGGCCCCCTCCAGTTCTCCGTCACCGCCTGGGACGCCAAAGCGAAGTGA
- a CDS encoding site-specific integrase has translation MPGCEEWLFPAPGATRRSRVRYLTAHYFSARVFREWVDGIPELLDDRLDDNGDQIPYRRSEIVAYGLRHAYAQRHADAGTAIDVLCKLMDHRSLDVTMGYYTVSQERRRKAVETVAVLAADRHGNPRGSNDPLAYELRSVAVPNGGCTEPSNVKAGGGHCRMRFQCAGCDFYEPDPSYRPALEQTIADLRADREAATAMGAADWVLANFEHQLEAYAKVLAEMDERLAGLSPQERDAVEAASKELRKVRASQAFFPGDTLDIRRAP, from the coding sequence ATGCCGGGCTGCGAAGAGTGGCTCTTCCCCGCCCCCGGAGCTACCCGCAGATCCCGAGTCAGGTACCTGACTGCTCACTACTTCTCGGCCAGGGTTTTCCGCGAATGGGTCGACGGCATCCCCGAACTCCTCGACGACCGCCTCGACGACAACGGCGACCAGATCCCCTACCGCCGCTCCGAGATCGTCGCCTACGGTCTGCGACACGCCTACGCACAGCGGCACGCCGATGCCGGAACCGCCATTGACGTGCTGTGCAAGCTCATGGACCACCGCTCACTCGACGTCACCATGGGGTACTACACCGTCTCCCAGGAGCGGCGCCGCAAGGCCGTCGAAACGGTGGCGGTACTCGCGGCCGACCGTCACGGGAACCCGAGAGGCTCCAACGACCCGCTCGCCTACGAGCTGCGATCCGTGGCGGTGCCGAACGGAGGATGCACCGAGCCCAGCAACGTCAAGGCCGGCGGCGGGCACTGCCGCATGCGCTTCCAGTGCGCCGGCTGCGACTTCTACGAGCCCGACCCCTCCTACCGTCCGGCGCTGGAGCAGACCATCGCCGATCTGCGAGCAGATCGGGAGGCAGCGACGGCCATGGGCGCCGCGGACTGGGTGCTGGCGAACTTCGAGCACCAGCTGGAGGCATACGCAAAGGTCTTGGCCGAGATGGACGAGCGCCTGGCCGGTCTGTCACCGCAGGAACGGGACGCGGTGGAGGCGGCGTCGAAGGAGCTGCGGAAGGTCCGCGCCTCTCAGGCGTTCTTCCCCGGTGACACCCTGGACATCAGGAGGGCCCCGTGA
- a CDS encoding integrase core domain-containing protein yields the protein MPSALRRHRLVTPGTLLGWHRRLVRWKWRQPPGRSGRPPLPEQIVALIRRLATENPTWGYVRIHGELRRLGHRVVAATIRRTLRRFGLPPAPQRATQQTWRTFIRTQAHTLLACDFLHVDTVFLKRLYVFFVMEIKTRRVHILGVTAHPTGAWVAQLARNLLMDLGDRAGCFRFLIRDRDAKFIDGVFAGNDTTVVPTPPQSPRSNAFAERWIRTTRAECTDRLLITGERHLRTVLTEYVEHYNAGRAHRGLDLRAPDDDPNVILLPMAAVRRYRVLGGLLNEYHPTPIRPPHGLRETPSSVA from the coding sequence ATGCCGTCCGCCCTGCGCCGGCACCGGCTGGTCACCCCGGGCACGCTGCTGGGCTGGCACCGACGACTGGTGCGCTGGAAGTGGCGTCAGCCACCAGGAAGGTCCGGCCGGCCCCCGCTGCCCGAACAGATCGTCGCGCTCATCCGGCGCCTCGCCACAGAGAATCCGACCTGGGGCTACGTCAGGATCCACGGCGAGCTGCGCCGGCTCGGCCACCGCGTCGTCGCCGCCACCATCCGCCGCACCCTGCGCCGCTTCGGCCTGCCACCCGCACCACAGCGCGCCACCCAACAGACCTGGCGCACCTTCATCCGCACACAGGCCCACACGCTTCTCGCCTGCGACTTCCTGCACGTGGACACCGTCTTCCTCAAGCGCCTCTACGTCTTCTTCGTCATGGAGATCAAGACCCGGCGCGTCCACATCCTCGGCGTCACCGCCCACCCCACAGGAGCGTGGGTGGCCCAGCTTGCGCGGAACCTGCTGATGGACCTGGGAGACAGGGCCGGGTGCTTCCGGTTCCTCATCCGCGACCGGGACGCGAAGTTCATCGACGGTGTCTTCGCCGGCAACGACACAACTGTCGTCCCGACTCCACCACAGAGCCCGCGCTCGAACGCCTTCGCGGAGCGGTGGATCCGCACGACGCGCGCCGAATGCACCGACCGCCTCCTCATCACCGGCGAACGACACCTGCGCACCGTGCTCACCGAGTACGTCGAGCACTACAACGCCGGACGAGCCCACCGTGGCCTGGATCTACGAGCACCAGACGACGATCCCAACGTCATCCTCCTGCCCATGGCCGCAGTCCGACGCTACCGAGTACTCGGCGGACTCCTCAACGAGTACCACCCCACCCCGATCAGGCCGCCCCATGGCCTGCGGGAAACACCCAGCTCAGTGGCCTGA
- a CDS encoding tyrosine-type recombinase/integrase: MLALLLGTGLRIGEALGLRREDIHFLPDSQHLGCQIAGAHVHVRPRQNNSNGARAKSGRHRHVPVERRVVNAYRDHLVERDGVQQAAGCDFVFVNLASRHAGLPMSYSNAKQVIERIGNRCGFRARPHMMRHTAATAWIRAGVDPDVVQTLLGHVSAASTAVYLHASDDDLRAAVDLVAAGGNR; encoded by the coding sequence CTGCTCGCACTGCTCCTCGGGACCGGCCTGCGCATTGGCGAGGCGCTCGGCCTGCGGCGCGAGGACATTCACTTCCTGCCCGACTCCCAGCACCTCGGCTGCCAGATCGCCGGGGCGCACGTGCACGTCAGGCCCCGCCAAAACAACAGCAACGGTGCACGCGCCAAATCCGGGAGGCACCGGCACGTTCCCGTCGAAAGGCGGGTGGTGAACGCCTACCGGGACCACCTCGTCGAGCGCGACGGAGTCCAGCAAGCAGCGGGATGCGACTTCGTGTTCGTGAATCTGGCCTCGCGACATGCCGGTCTGCCCATGTCGTATTCGAATGCCAAGCAGGTCATTGAGCGGATTGGCAACCGTTGCGGCTTCCGGGCCCGGCCGCACATGATGCGGCACACGGCGGCGACCGCCTGGATCCGTGCGGGAGTCGACCCTGACGTGGTGCAGACTCTGCTCGGTCACGTCTCTGCGGCCAGCACGGCTGTCTACCTCCATGCCAGCGACGATGATCTGCGTGCAGCGGTCGATCTGGTGGCAGCCGGTGGAAACCGATGA
- a CDS encoding tetratricopeptide repeat protein, with protein sequence MTAPKGPNRQLSAVIEEAGYTYEALARAVRAVAIEAGVKLGTSRSAVHSWVVASAIPSGRTPTYVAEALSRKLRRRVTVAEIGLGSDVIGDTNAPDPLAAASDLGRLIVHNRRDFLSLAFSAGAVLFPLDYDPQAAAAALRATAAGHRVGIDEVATVRQFTEMFRTADERLGGGHGLVAIASFLNDVVTPMLNGTFPNDQVRRSAFGAGAELATLVGWKCHDLGREGAAQRFYQLAYQFACESDPAGHSAWAMRALAHQALDLGHPAGTIDVAEAALARARGRVGRQTEALLLITAARAHGASGNGPTAAALILAAEDAMLASNDDIPAYAAAAGPAAAVVASHTGRTLTEMKDHAAAERHYRTALNKRVPGTYHRVRGITFANIAKSVAAQHRYEEAVGLWSQSLDLMDGVISRRNGKELETMRSNLALYIQRGIPGAAELSQRAASIIAV encoded by the coding sequence TTGACGGCACCAAAGGGACCCAACAGGCAGCTGTCCGCTGTCATCGAAGAGGCCGGGTACACGTACGAAGCCTTGGCCAGAGCGGTCAGGGCGGTCGCCATTGAGGCGGGAGTGAAGCTGGGAACCTCCCGATCGGCGGTGCACTCCTGGGTGGTCGCCAGCGCCATCCCGTCCGGCCGAACGCCCACCTACGTTGCCGAGGCACTCAGCAGGAAGCTCCGGCGGCGCGTGACAGTCGCCGAGATCGGTCTAGGCTCAGACGTCATCGGGGACACGAACGCCCCGGACCCCCTGGCCGCCGCTTCCGATCTCGGGAGGCTTATCGTGCACAATCGCCGGGACTTCCTCTCCCTCGCGTTCTCCGCCGGCGCCGTTCTCTTCCCACTCGACTACGACCCCCAGGCCGCTGCCGCCGCCCTACGCGCCACAGCCGCAGGCCATCGCGTCGGCATCGACGAAGTCGCCACCGTCCGCCAGTTCACCGAGATGTTCCGCACCGCTGACGAGCGCCTCGGCGGCGGCCACGGACTCGTCGCCATCGCGTCGTTCCTTAACGACGTCGTCACCCCAATGCTCAACGGCACCTTCCCGAACGACCAGGTCCGCCGAAGCGCCTTCGGGGCCGGAGCCGAGCTGGCCACTCTGGTCGGATGGAAGTGCCACGACCTCGGCCGCGAGGGCGCAGCCCAACGCTTCTACCAACTCGCCTACCAATTCGCCTGCGAGTCCGACCCTGCCGGTCACAGCGCATGGGCCATGCGCGCACTTGCCCACCAAGCCCTCGACCTCGGCCACCCCGCAGGCACCATCGACGTCGCCGAAGCCGCGCTGGCGCGCGCACGCGGCCGAGTCGGCCGGCAAACCGAGGCCCTGCTGCTCATCACTGCCGCCCGAGCGCACGGTGCCAGCGGGAACGGCCCAACCGCCGCCGCCCTCATCCTCGCCGCGGAGGACGCCATGCTCGCGAGCAACGATGACATCCCCGCTTACGCTGCGGCGGCCGGCCCGGCCGCCGCCGTGGTCGCCTCCCACACCGGGCGAACGCTGACCGAGATGAAGGATCACGCAGCAGCAGAACGGCACTACCGCACGGCGCTGAACAAGCGGGTCCCGGGCACCTACCACCGGGTCCGCGGCATCACGTTTGCCAACATCGCCAAGTCCGTTGCCGCTCAGCACCGATACGAGGAAGCCGTCGGGCTGTGGAGCCAGAGCCTGGACCTCATGGACGGCGTCATCTCCCGCCGCAACGGCAAGGAACTGGAGACGATGCGCTCGAACCTCGCCCTCTACATACAGAGGGGGATCCCCGGCGCAGCCGAGCTCTCCCAGCGAGCCGCCTCCATCATCGCCGTGTAA